A genomic segment from Neobacillus sp. YX16 encodes:
- a CDS encoding carbohydrate ABC transporter permease: MAMASSKKNRALKKAGFYTGLIALLTVTLFPFFIMLMTSFKSTKEAVSTNPTLFPKEWTFKHFVDIFNPDIFPFISYFKNSLVVSLTASGLAVLIAIFGAYALSRLKFMGRTTINASFYTVYMFSGILLVVPLFKIISGLGLYDTKTALIITMIVQTLPTAIFMLKSYFDTIPDDLEEAAMIDGLNRIQIIFYIIIPLSLSGIISVFVYSFMVAWNDYLFASIFLSDSLNFTLPIGLNTLFSTPDYVWGRMMAASLITALPVVIMYSISDYFIKGGATEGGVKG, from the coding sequence ATGGCAATGGCTAGCAGTAAAAAGAATCGTGCACTTAAGAAAGCTGGATTTTATACGGGGCTCATCGCCCTGTTAACGGTAACCCTTTTTCCTTTTTTCATTATGCTGATGACATCTTTTAAGTCTACAAAGGAAGCCGTTTCAACGAACCCAACTCTTTTTCCAAAAGAGTGGACATTTAAGCATTTTGTTGATATTTTCAATCCGGATATTTTTCCATTTATATCCTATTTTAAAAATAGTTTGGTCGTCTCGCTAACGGCGTCTGGATTAGCCGTTCTCATTGCTATTTTTGGCGCTTACGCACTGTCTAGGCTGAAGTTTATGGGAAGAACGACAATCAATGCAAGTTTTTATACGGTATATATGTTTTCGGGTATCCTGCTTGTTGTTCCATTGTTCAAAATTATTTCCGGACTTGGTTTGTATGATACAAAAACAGCGTTGATCATTACGATGATTGTGCAGACGCTGCCGACAGCGATTTTTATGTTAAAAAGTTATTTCGATACGATTCCAGATGACCTAGAAGAGGCAGCCATGATTGACGGCTTAAATCGTATTCAAATTATTTTCTATATCATAATTCCATTATCGTTATCCGGGATTATCTCAGTATTTGTATACTCCTTTATGGTTGCCTGGAATGATTACTTGTTTGCTTCGATTTTCTTGTCAGACTCGTTGAATTTCACCTTGCCAATCGGATTAAACACATTATTCAGCACACCGGATTATGTTTGGGGCCGAATGATGGCAGCGTCACTGATCACAGCACTGCCAGTCGTGATTATGTACTCCATTTCAGATTACTTTATTAAAGGCGGCGCCACTGAGGGCGGAGTAAAAGGATAA
- a CDS encoding sugar ABC transporter permease: MKTIKREKSDLKLAMVLLFPSIFLVLLLVAYPMFSNIQISFFDQPINPRLDAVFVGFENYMSILSDGEFFKSLGITFLYMILAVLGSTAMGLGVAIFFNRPFKFRKLSRSLIILSYVTPSISLVFAWKYMFNNGYGVVNFLVVDVLHLADKAPLWFDNPVSSFFLVVLFAIWRYFPYAFISFLAILQTIDSTLYEAAEIDGASAWNKFKIVTLPAIMPVLITVVTLRSIWLFYMFTDVFLLTNKVDILGIYLYKTAFAFNDLGKAASISVILFIILSLVIIATRKRVKY, encoded by the coding sequence ATGAAAACCATTAAAAGGGAGAAATCAGATTTAAAATTAGCAATGGTCCTGCTTTTTCCAAGTATCTTCTTGGTGCTATTGCTTGTTGCGTACCCGATGTTCTCCAATATCCAAATTAGCTTCTTTGACCAGCCAATAAACCCGAGACTAGACGCAGTCTTTGTTGGGTTCGAAAATTACATGTCGATTCTGTCGGATGGAGAGTTTTTTAAATCACTAGGGATTACGTTTTTGTATATGATTCTTGCCGTTTTAGGCAGTACGGCGATGGGATTGGGTGTAGCGATTTTCTTTAATCGGCCATTTAAATTCCGCAAGCTTTCCCGGTCTTTAATTATTTTGTCCTATGTTACACCTTCGATTTCATTGGTTTTTGCATGGAAATACATGTTCAATAATGGCTATGGTGTGGTGAACTTCTTAGTGGTAGACGTTTTACACCTAGCTGACAAGGCTCCGCTTTGGTTTGATAATCCGGTCAGCAGCTTTTTCCTAGTTGTTCTCTTTGCAATTTGGAGATATTTTCCTTATGCGTTTATTTCCTTTTTGGCTATCTTGCAAACGATTGATTCAACCTTATATGAAGCAGCAGAAATCGACGGAGCTTCTGCGTGGAATAAGTTTAAAATTGTTACCCTCCCGGCGATTATGCCAGTGCTGATTACGGTGGTAACACTGCGTTCTATTTGGTTATTCTATATGTTCACCGATGTTTTCCTACTCACAAACAAAGTGGACATCCTTGGGATTTACTTGTACAAGACAGCATTTGCCTTCAATGATCTAGGCAAAGCAGCATCTATTTCTGTCATTCTGTTTATTATTCTATCTCTTGTAATTATTGCAACACGAAAGCGGGTGAAATACTAA
- a CDS encoding sugar ABC transporter substrate-binding protein, which produces MMKKGFYVFMMLLVAAVLTACSGEKQNGSEKTTIEFMHSQVEQERLAVINDLVAKFEEENPDVKIKQVPVEEDSYNTKIVTLASAGKLPAVVEVGQEYAKVMDKDELIDKDAVKGVLDKVGNENFYDGALKLMKTEDGKSFTGVPVSGWVQGIWYNKEALASKGFEEPKSWDDVLAIAKAFTDSSNKKYGIALPTVEGGFSEQAFSQFALSNHANVLDAKGKLNINSTEMKEALNFYQELAKYTMPGSNDVTEVKDAFMNGSAPMAVYSTYILPAVYEQGNAANIGFAIPTEETKAVFGTVSALTVSSGLEENQNAAAKKFIEFMAQPENMTSWVLMSPGGAQPVSKLVVENETYQANEVVNSFGELSTEIAASFNDIQVFGLVDGKNFLKMGDVTSSGAIPKLVNAITVGEKGVDSELKTAEQAISDVLEK; this is translated from the coding sequence ATGATGAAAAAAGGATTTTACGTTTTCATGATGTTACTAGTAGCGGCTGTGTTAACGGCTTGTAGCGGAGAAAAGCAAAACGGCAGCGAAAAGACAACCATCGAGTTTATGCATTCACAAGTTGAACAGGAGCGATTGGCTGTTATCAATGACTTGGTTGCAAAGTTTGAGGAAGAAAATCCAGATGTTAAAATCAAGCAAGTTCCGGTTGAAGAAGATTCCTATAATACGAAAATTGTAACGTTAGCTAGTGCAGGTAAGCTTCCTGCAGTCGTTGAAGTAGGACAAGAATATGCAAAAGTAATGGATAAGGACGAGTTGATTGATAAAGATGCCGTTAAAGGTGTCCTTGATAAAGTTGGCAATGAAAATTTTTATGATGGTGCATTGAAATTAATGAAAACAGAAGATGGAAAAAGCTTCACTGGCGTACCTGTCAGCGGCTGGGTACAAGGAATTTGGTACAACAAAGAAGCATTAGCATCCAAAGGATTTGAAGAACCGAAAAGCTGGGATGATGTATTAGCGATTGCAAAAGCATTTACAGACAGCAGTAACAAAAAATACGGAATTGCGTTACCAACGGTTGAAGGCGGATTTTCTGAGCAGGCATTTTCTCAATTTGCCCTATCAAACCATGCAAATGTTCTAGATGCTAAAGGTAAATTGAATATCAATTCTACTGAAATGAAAGAGGCATTGAATTTCTATCAAGAATTAGCAAAGTACACGATGCCTGGTTCGAATGATGTTACTGAAGTAAAGGATGCTTTCATGAACGGATCAGCACCGATGGCAGTTTATTCAACTTATATTCTTCCAGCTGTATATGAACAAGGGAATGCGGCGAATATTGGTTTTGCAATCCCAACGGAAGAAACAAAAGCGGTATTTGGAACTGTTTCTGCTCTGACTGTTTCCTCTGGTTTAGAAGAGAATCAAAATGCAGCAGCGAAGAAATTTATTGAATTCATGGCACAGCCAGAAAATATGACGAGCTGGGTATTAATGTCACCAGGCGGTGCTCAGCCAGTTAGCAAACTTGTTGTGGAAAATGAAACCTATCAGGCAAACGAAGTTGTAAATTCATTTGGTGAGCTTTCAACTGAAATCGCTGCATCTTTTAATGATATTCAAGTGTTTGGGTTAGTGGATGGAAAGAACTTCCTGAAAATGGGTGATGTAACAAGCTCGGGAGCTATTCCTAAATTAGTAAATGCAATCACGGTGGGTGAAAAGGGCGTTGACAGTGAACTGAAAACGGCTGAACAAGCGATTTCGGACGTTTTAGAAAAGTAA
- a CDS encoding alpha-amylase family glycosyl hydrolase: MKTIKERLSFIYGDSNVESLWTRIEERMAKTKAMPLKARKQNWDQRDVFLITYGDQFQEANQPTLNTFKKMFEKYLADKFEIVHLLPFYPYSSDDGFSVIDYKKVNPALGDWEHISELSGSARIMFDDVCNHISAKSEWFQEFLKGNPEFEDYFIDMDPSIDLSAVTRPRAHPLLTKFILENGKEKNIWTTFSEDQIDLNFANPQVLFEMIDVLLYYIEQGAEFIRLDAIGFLWKEAGTTSIHLEKTHEIVKIFRAIADEVAKGTVIITETNVPHKDNVSYFGNGNDEAHMVYQFPLPPLVLYSIHNGNGTALSKWARELPPTGLDTTFFNFLASHDGIGVNPIRGIIPEEEILSMIEDLQKEGALVNYKKNPDGTQSPYEINVTYLDALNLQSDDDDLRVKRFLAAHSILLALPGVPAIYVQSILGSRNDGEGVSRTGMNRSINRQKYNMVDIENELDNPDSLRNKVFTELTKIIAVRKEETLFHPNTRMEVLDFGEKVFAFKRVNDNEESLLAIINLTNESVECALTGSFFDSISGKNIDCDPSISLEPYQFVWLKPIQ, from the coding sequence ATGAAAACGATTAAAGAAAGACTTTCATTTATTTATGGGGATTCTAATGTTGAGTCACTCTGGACACGTATTGAGGAGCGTATGGCGAAAACAAAGGCAATGCCCCTTAAGGCAAGAAAACAAAACTGGGATCAACGAGATGTATTCCTGATTACATATGGCGACCAATTTCAGGAAGCGAACCAACCTACTCTAAACACTTTTAAAAAAATGTTTGAAAAGTACTTGGCGGACAAGTTTGAGATTGTTCATTTACTTCCTTTTTATCCGTATTCTTCGGATGATGGTTTTTCCGTTATTGATTACAAGAAAGTAAATCCAGCCTTAGGCGATTGGGAGCATATTAGCGAGCTTTCAGGGTCAGCCCGGATTATGTTTGATGATGTATGTAACCATATCTCGGCAAAGAGTGAATGGTTTCAGGAGTTCTTAAAAGGAAATCCAGAATTCGAAGACTATTTCATTGACATGGATCCATCGATTGATTTAAGTGCTGTCACAAGGCCGCGGGCCCATCCGCTGTTAACCAAATTTATTTTGGAAAATGGCAAGGAAAAGAATATTTGGACAACCTTCAGTGAAGATCAGATTGACTTGAATTTTGCTAATCCTCAGGTATTGTTCGAGATGATCGATGTCTTGCTCTATTACATTGAGCAAGGGGCGGAATTTATCCGACTGGATGCGATCGGCTTTTTATGGAAAGAGGCTGGTACAACAAGTATCCATCTTGAAAAGACTCATGAAATCGTGAAGATATTCCGTGCGATTGCGGATGAGGTGGCGAAAGGGACCGTGATCATTACGGAAACAAACGTACCGCATAAAGATAATGTTTCTTATTTTGGAAATGGTAATGATGAGGCACATATGGTTTACCAGTTCCCACTGCCGCCGCTCGTTCTGTATTCGATCCATAATGGAAATGGAACAGCACTTTCGAAGTGGGCAAGGGAGCTTCCGCCAACCGGGCTTGATACAACCTTTTTCAATTTCCTCGCCTCCCATGACGGGATTGGGGTAAATCCGATTCGCGGAATCATACCGGAAGAAGAAATCTTATCGATGATTGAAGATTTGCAAAAAGAAGGCGCTTTAGTCAACTATAAGAAAAATCCAGATGGGACCCAGAGCCCTTATGAAATTAATGTTACCTATCTTGATGCACTAAATTTACAATCTGACGATGATGATCTTCGTGTGAAAAGGTTCTTAGCGGCTCATTCAATTCTGCTTGCCCTTCCAGGCGTACCTGCTATTTATGTCCAAAGCATACTAGGGTCTCGCAATGACGGGGAAGGTGTTTCGAGGACAGGAATGAACCGTTCCATCAATCGCCAAAAATACAATATGGTCGATATCGAAAATGAGCTGGATAATCCAGACTCATTACGGAATAAGGTCTTCACGGAATTAACCAAAATCATCGCAGTCAGGAAAGAAGAAACACTTTTCCATCCGAATACTAGAATGGAAGTCCTTGATTTTGGAGAGAAAGTGTTCGCTTTTAAACGGGTGAATGACAACGAAGAAAGCCTTTTAGCAATCATTAATCTAACAAATGAATCAGTAGAATGTGCGTTAACTGGAAGCTTCTTTGACAGTATTTCAGGTAAGAATATCGATTGTGATCCATCTATTTCATTAGAACCATATCAATTTGTTTGGCTTAAGCCAATTCAATAG
- a CDS encoding LacI family DNA-binding transcriptional regulator translates to MGYTIYDIARAANVSKSTVSRVLNNQNNISEDARNRVIKAIEELNYQPSKLARALSSSFDAIMVVSRSAKTTTNNPFFSEILQTVAEKAEEENFDVILQTAKNSRDELEKCITKIKGKMIKGIIMLSSPANEELFKQLDVFNIPIVVIGKVEGSYTNIFSVDTDNFHDSYELTKYLIEQGHKRIACVHSPLEYHVSMDRLNGYKACMEDHQLSVREEWMIDGGYNVETGSLAARKLLLGSNRPSAVLATDDLKVMSIYKTATELGVSIPQDLSVVGYSNSSFIPFMTPSLTSIEIPVRKLGETGANLLFSIIRNKPEGTARNIIKTEKVIRDSVIKKYIYNS, encoded by the coding sequence TTGGGCTACACGATCTATGATATTGCCCGGGCTGCGAACGTTTCAAAATCGACCGTATCCCGCGTATTGAATAATCAGAACAATATTTCTGAAGATGCTAGAAATCGAGTCATCAAAGCAATTGAAGAATTGAATTACCAGCCTAGCAAATTGGCCAGGGCTCTTTCCTCCAGTTTTGATGCCATCATGGTTGTCTCACGGTCTGCAAAGACGACAACAAACAATCCATTTTTCTCAGAAATCCTTCAGACGGTAGCAGAAAAGGCAGAAGAAGAAAATTTTGATGTTATCCTGCAAACGGCCAAAAATAGCAGGGATGAGCTTGAGAAGTGCATAACCAAAATAAAAGGAAAAATGATCAAAGGAATCATTATGTTAAGTTCGCCTGCCAATGAAGAATTGTTCAAGCAGCTGGACGTTTTTAATATACCCATTGTCGTCATTGGTAAAGTCGAAGGAAGTTATACGAATATATTTTCAGTAGATACCGATAACTTTCATGATAGTTATGAGCTAACCAAATATTTAATCGAACAAGGCCATAAAAGGATTGCATGTGTACACTCGCCACTTGAATACCATGTTTCCATGGATCGTCTAAATGGCTATAAAGCCTGTATGGAGGATCATCAATTGTCAGTAAGAGAAGAATGGATGATTGACGGCGGCTACAATGTCGAAACAGGCAGCCTCGCAGCCAGAAAGCTGCTTTTGGGAAGTAACCGCCCTTCAGCTGTGTTGGCTACGGATGACTTAAAAGTGATGAGTATCTATAAAACCGCAACAGAACTAGGCGTATCCATTCCACAAGATCTATCCGTTGTCGGTTACAGTAACTCTAGTTTCATTCCCTTCATGACCCCTTCTCTGACTAGTATCGAAATTCCAGTCAGAAAACTAGGAGAAACGGGTGCAAATCTACTTTTTTCTATTATTAGAAATAAGCCTGAGGGTACAGCACGCAACATCATTAAGACAGAAAAAGTGATTCGAGATTCCGTTATAAAAAAATACATCTATAATAGTTAG
- a CDS encoding mechanosensitive ion channel family protein gives MAFLPVEIDYDMLKNVGISIGILVLFILFRNLFTKYVFQLILKLSRKTPTDFFTQICLSFERPLGWGFIILGLYLAMDYFPFIEQHNALFLKFLRSMVIVLITWGLFNLSSPTSGILVSVNQKMNNKIDLILLPFISRTVRVILIAISISIIGQEFDYDVNGLVAGLGLGGLAFALAAKEAVGNLIGGIVIVTEKPFSIGEWILTPSVEGTVEDINFRSTKIRTFSQALVTVPNSTLANEPITNWSRMGKRRINFHLGLNYQTSKEQIQRVVHRIEQMLRTHEEIHPDTIMVAFDHYNDSSLDILLYFFTNTTVWAEHVKIKHEINIEIMGILEEEGVEVAFPSRTIYVSPQSSELFQTMGSFD, from the coding sequence ATGGCTTTTTTGCCCGTGGAGATTGACTATGACATGTTAAAAAATGTAGGAATTTCTATCGGGATTTTGGTTTTATTTATTCTTTTTCGAAACCTTTTTACGAAGTATGTTTTTCAGCTGATTTTAAAATTGTCTAGAAAAACACCAACTGATTTTTTCACACAAATATGTTTGAGTTTTGAGCGTCCATTAGGCTGGGGGTTCATTATTTTAGGCTTGTATCTCGCCATGGATTATTTTCCTTTTATCGAACAGCATAATGCGTTATTTTTAAAATTTTTGCGCTCGATGGTCATTGTTTTGATTACATGGGGATTGTTTAATTTATCGTCTCCTACTTCGGGAATTTTAGTCAGTGTGAATCAAAAAATGAACAATAAGATTGATTTAATTCTTCTGCCGTTTATATCAAGAACGGTTCGGGTCATCCTTATTGCCATCAGTATCAGTATTATTGGCCAGGAATTTGATTATGACGTGAATGGGTTGGTCGCAGGTCTTGGATTAGGGGGGCTGGCGTTTGCATTAGCTGCAAAAGAAGCGGTAGGAAATCTAATCGGCGGAATTGTTATCGTGACTGAAAAGCCTTTTTCCATCGGCGAGTGGATTTTAACACCTAGCGTGGAGGGGACAGTCGAGGATATTAATTTTCGAAGCACAAAAATTCGAACATTTAGTCAAGCGCTTGTAACCGTTCCAAATTCTACACTTGCGAACGAACCGATTACCAACTGGAGTCGTATGGGGAAACGTCGCATCAATTTTCATTTGGGACTTAACTATCAAACCTCTAAAGAACAAATTCAAAGAGTGGTTCATCGGATTGAACAAATGTTGAGAACCCATGAAGAGATTCATCCGGATACGATTATGGTAGCATTCGATCATTACAATGATAGCAGTCTTGATATTCTGTTGTATTTTTTCACGAATACGACCGTTTGGGCAGAACATGTTAAAATCAAACATGAAATTAACATTGAAATCATGGGGATATTAGAGGAAGAGGGAGTAGAAGTCGCCTTTCCAAGCCGAACCATTTACGTATCTCCCCAATCCAGTGAATTATTTCAAACGATGGGTTCTTTTGATTGA
- a CDS encoding VOC family protein: MKLKKIHHIAIICSNYEVSKDFYVRILGLTPLQEVYREDRDSYKLDLKVNGQYQIELFSFPNPPARPSYPEASGLRHLAFEVDDIEEAVLHLTTMQVEVEGIRIDPWTQKKFTFFADPDGLPIELYEC, from the coding sequence ATGAAATTGAAGAAAATCCACCATATTGCAATTATTTGTTCTAACTATGAAGTATCAAAGGATTTTTATGTAAGAATTTTAGGACTTACTCCTTTACAAGAAGTGTATCGGGAGGACCGGGATTCCTATAAACTTGATCTCAAGGTGAATGGACAGTACCAAATAGAGCTGTTTTCGTTTCCGAACCCGCCAGCACGGCCGAGTTATCCGGAAGCTTCAGGTTTAAGGCATTTGGCCTTTGAAGTAGACGATATCGAAGAGGCTGTTCTTCATTTAACCACCATGCAAGTGGAAGTGGAAGGTATTCGGATAGACCCCTGGACCCAAAAGAAATTCACCTTCTTTGCTGATCCGGACGGGTTACCTATAGAGCTTTATGAATGTTAA
- a CDS encoding DUF1659 domain-containing protein, producing the protein MARAIIATSKLRLVFQVGMDDDGKPLLKAKTFNNIQKLATADQLLQAAQAVINLSNETLSSIERVDSSELLA; encoded by the coding sequence ATGGCACGAGCAATTATAGCAACGTCTAAGTTACGTTTGGTGTTCCAGGTGGGAATGGATGATGATGGCAAACCGCTTCTAAAGGCGAAGACTTTCAACAATATCCAAAAGTTAGCGACAGCCGATCAACTTCTACAAGCAGCACAAGCGGTTATCAATTTGTCCAATGAAACTCTCAGCAGCATTGAGAGAGTCGACAGTTCTGAATTACTAGCGTAA
- a CDS encoding DUF2922 domain-containing protein, translating to MAKTLELEFVTEYGKPARLSIENPKEPIEEAVVKAAMEEMIASGVFTSTNGNFASVKGARVIDRNVTEYEIV from the coding sequence ATGGCTAAAACATTAGAATTGGAGTTTGTTACGGAGTATGGGAAACCGGCTCGTTTATCAATAGAAAATCCGAAAGAACCGATTGAGGAAGCCGTGGTAAAGGCAGCAATGGAGGAAATGATTGCTTCAGGCGTCTTCACATCTACGAATGGTAATTTCGCTTCTGTTAAAGGAGCACGAGTGATTGATCGCAATGTAACCGAATATGAAATAGTTTAA
- a CDS encoding PH domain-containing protein, protein MYIHIEEPTETISKDAVKVWRISNTIGHLAAILIIAVLVVCTEMFGWYGWIGIVLYILGGIFVLSSIFSILIEPTYLQNTWRYRIDQQFVQMKHGKWQVQHTLIPMEKVEYVRTEQGPIMRRYGLYNLEIGTTASNHIIPAIPAEEAKQLKGQIAVYAKIQDEDAVEGASDA, encoded by the coding sequence ATGTATATACATATTGAGGAACCAACAGAAACAATTTCGAAGGATGCCGTTAAAGTTTGGAGAATTTCAAATACCATAGGTCACCTAGCAGCCATACTTATTATTGCTGTTCTGGTTGTATGTACAGAAATGTTTGGATGGTATGGATGGATTGGCATTGTCCTTTATATTCTTGGCGGGATATTCGTTTTATCCTCTATTTTTTCCATACTCATTGAACCAACGTACCTGCAAAACACCTGGAGATATAGAATTGACCAACAGTTCGTTCAGATGAAACATGGGAAATGGCAAGTACAGCACACTTTAATACCGATGGAAAAAGTAGAATATGTGCGAACCGAACAAGGTCCTATTATGCGGCGCTACGGATTGTACAACCTTGAAATTGGTACAACTGCTTCCAACCATATCATTCCGGCCATTCCGGCAGAGGAAGCAAAACAACTAAAGGGTCAAATCGCTGTTTATGCAAAAATTCAAGATGAAGATGCAGTGGAAGGAGCATCAGACGCATGA
- a CDS encoding PH domain-containing protein, translated as MTEGVKRYHAAFIAVELVSFLKSSIGFFLFLFILKGSSTATWVIWGRYIFLIASVWTIFSIILKWYFHCYEIVGDSIVVHEGVVVKKQRSVALDRIHNQVSNTTFVHRWFGLTSLTLETGTSGENATFTFPVITEEERQRILLSLERGEASIEAVAKGKSSNTTIHFRSTKKDLVRASFTSLSFLAIFPLLSAIYFNLADFFQIEETAENALDYLLIHWWMLIVLFVLALAISVGIGFIKTSMKYGNYVISDDSERIYIEKGIGNFTSFSIQKHRVQAVIVEQTILKRLLGLASIKLLSAGAFGDEKGQEKSSLYPFMPKHEAYRILQIMLPHYHIEEKMNRFPIKVLWLKLLQPYYLTILAIIGLMIFKREWLWVAAIVFGLTILSRILDYWFTSYIRHGKTVQIRKGGFTNETFVTHRERIQQITVKHSWLQRKFGVATLTFTNKAKPLHESELYGVSNKEAGTFYNWYHKK; from the coding sequence ATGACTGAAGGTGTAAAACGGTACCACGCCGCATTCATTGCGGTTGAGCTAGTATCTTTCCTAAAAAGCTCAATTGGATTTTTTCTCTTTTTATTTATTTTAAAAGGATCGTCCACAGCAACCTGGGTTATTTGGGGACGATATATATTCTTAATCGCCTCCGTCTGGACCATTTTTTCGATTATCTTAAAATGGTACTTCCACTGCTATGAAATCGTTGGGGATTCCATTGTTGTTCATGAGGGTGTAGTTGTAAAAAAACAACGCAGCGTAGCGCTAGACCGGATCCATAATCAAGTCTCGAACACTACTTTTGTTCACCGCTGGTTCGGACTAACTTCTCTTACTCTTGAAACTGGTACAAGTGGAGAAAATGCTACATTCACTTTTCCTGTGATAACAGAAGAAGAGAGACAACGAATTCTTCTTTCCTTGGAACGAGGGGAAGCTTCGATCGAGGCAGTAGCAAAAGGGAAATCCTCAAACACGACAATCCATTTCCGTTCAACAAAAAAGGATTTAGTTAGGGCATCCTTTACATCACTTAGCTTCCTAGCCATCTTCCCTTTATTATCTGCCATTTATTTCAATCTGGCAGATTTCTTTCAAATCGAAGAAACAGCAGAAAATGCTCTGGACTACTTATTGATCCATTGGTGGATGTTGATTGTTCTCTTTGTTCTAGCACTGGCTATATCTGTTGGGATTGGCTTTATAAAAACTTCGATGAAGTATGGTAATTATGTGATTAGCGATGATAGCGAGCGAATTTATATTGAAAAGGGGATTGGCAATTTCACCAGTTTTTCGATTCAAAAACACAGGGTACAAGCGGTTATCGTGGAACAGACCATTCTTAAACGTCTACTAGGATTAGCCTCTATCAAACTGCTAAGCGCAGGTGCCTTTGGGGATGAAAAAGGTCAGGAAAAGAGTTCCTTGTATCCGTTTATGCCCAAGCATGAGGCTTACCGAATTTTACAAATCATGCTGCCTCACTATCATATTGAAGAAAAGATGAATCGATTTCCGATTAAAGTCCTTTGGCTTAAACTTCTACAACCCTATTATCTAACGATCCTAGCGATAATCGGGCTGATGATTTTTAAAAGAGAGTGGCTTTGGGTGGCTGCCATTGTCTTTGGACTTACGATTCTCTCTCGTATCCTCGATTACTGGTTTACAAGCTATATCCGCCATGGAAAAACTGTACAAATAAGAAAAGGCGGATTTACCAATGAAACCTTCGTTACCCACCGTGAGCGAATACAACAAATTACCGTCAAGCACTCCTGGCTGCAACGGAAATTTGGCGTTGCGACACTAACCTTTACAAATAAGGCAAAACCACTGCATGAGAGTGAATTATATGGAGTTTCAAATAAAGAAGCAGGTACTTTCTATAACTGGTACCATAAGAAATAG